Proteins co-encoded in one Mycobacterium mantenii genomic window:
- a CDS encoding putative bifunctional diguanylate cyclase/phosphodiesterase, with product MPRSLDLVVTSVATQLMEATASTATQVSEKVLAQLVEQFDVDASFLRHHDHDAPASVLVAEWPQRADAADPDPMADLEFDGADSVLAQCERDRKPVVIRPDQPNGWFRRSLNQGRAPVSPSLAVAPLVSGDAVTGVLGFVKFGARKWKQEEINTLEAVAALFAQLQARIAAEERLRYLAEHDDLTGVYNRRALVAHLTARLTAHSTGPVAVFYLDLDRLKPINDYLGHSAGDWFIRMFAQRIEECAGTESMIARLGGDEFVVIPHQPMTSEDAEAFARRLSTMLCDRLTIGGHVISRTVSIGLAVGTPGIDNCTDLLRRADEAVLTAKRAGGNQTAVSTDDMSLKRAFRNDIELHLQGDIESEGLILHYLPEVDLWTGAIVGAEALVRWRHPVWGLLLPDAFIGVAETTNLAAELGRWVMRTACAEFSRWRANGVGQGAMLRINVSPIQLISRGFVESVAETIGEFGIDAESVCLEITERAVVHDVDTTRKTLAELKEVGVQIAIDDFGTGYAVLSHLKSLPVDMLKIDAGFVRDVGTNAGDLAIVRAIIGLAEAFGLEVVAEGVETPAAALILMQHGCHRAQGFLLSRPIPGDAMEALLSARWMPMPFLADRESSSLGSL from the coding sequence GTGCCGCGCAGCCTTGACCTGGTGGTCACCTCTGTCGCCACCCAGTTGATGGAGGCCACCGCGTCCACGGCGACCCAGGTCAGTGAAAAGGTTCTCGCGCAACTCGTTGAGCAGTTCGATGTGGACGCCAGTTTCCTGCGTCACCACGACCACGACGCGCCGGCCTCGGTGTTGGTTGCCGAGTGGCCGCAGCGCGCCGACGCCGCCGATCCGGATCCGATGGCCGATCTCGAGTTCGACGGCGCCGACTCGGTGCTCGCCCAGTGCGAGCGCGACAGGAAGCCGGTGGTGATCCGGCCGGATCAGCCGAACGGCTGGTTTCGCCGCTCGCTGAACCAGGGCAGGGCGCCGGTGTCGCCCTCGCTGGCCGTTGCGCCGCTGGTGTCCGGCGATGCGGTCACCGGCGTGCTCGGCTTCGTCAAGTTCGGCGCCCGCAAGTGGAAACAAGAGGAGATCAACACGCTCGAGGCGGTCGCCGCGTTGTTCGCACAACTGCAGGCCCGCATCGCCGCCGAGGAACGACTCCGCTATCTCGCCGAGCACGACGACCTGACCGGCGTGTACAACCGCCGGGCGCTGGTCGCGCACCTCACCGCACGGCTCACGGCTCACAGCACCGGGCCCGTCGCCGTCTTCTACCTCGACCTCGACCGGCTCAAGCCGATCAACGATTACCTCGGTCACTCCGCGGGCGACTGGTTCATCAGGATGTTCGCGCAACGCATCGAGGAGTGCGCGGGAACCGAGAGCATGATCGCCCGGCTGGGCGGCGACGAATTCGTGGTCATCCCGCACCAGCCGATGACGTCGGAGGATGCCGAGGCGTTCGCCCGCCGGCTGTCGACCATGCTGTGCGACCGCCTGACCATCGGCGGGCACGTGATCAGCCGGACCGTCAGCATCGGGCTGGCGGTGGGCACGCCCGGGATCGACAACTGCACCGATCTGCTGCGGCGGGCCGACGAGGCCGTGCTGACGGCCAAGCGCGCCGGCGGCAACCAGACGGCCGTGTCCACCGACGACATGTCGCTGAAACGGGCCTTCCGCAACGACATCGAGCTGCACCTGCAAGGCGATATCGAAAGCGAAGGCCTGATCCTGCACTACCTGCCCGAGGTGGACTTGTGGACCGGCGCCATCGTGGGCGCCGAGGCGCTGGTGCGCTGGCGGCACCCGGTCTGGGGGCTGCTGCTGCCCGATGCGTTCATCGGTGTCGCCGAAACGACCAACCTGGCCGCCGAGTTGGGCCGGTGGGTGATGCGCACCGCCTGCGCCGAATTCAGCCGGTGGCGAGCCAACGGCGTCGGTCAGGGCGCCATGTTGCGCATCAACGTGTCGCCCATTCAGCTGATCAGCCGTGGTTTCGTGGAAAGCGTCGCCGAGACGATCGGCGAGTTCGGCATCGACGCCGAATCGGTGTGCCTGGAGATCACCGAGCGCGCGGTGGTGCACGACGTCGACACCACGCGAAAGACCTTGGCGGAGCTCAAAGAAGTGGGCGTGCAGATCGCCATCGACGACTTCGGCACCGGTTATGCCGTTCTGTCCCACCTGAAGTCCCTTCCGGTCGACATGCTCAAGATCGATGCCGGGTTCGTGCGTGACGTGGGCACCAACGCCGGTGACCTGGCCATCGTCCGCGCGATCATCGGACTGGCCGAGGCGTTTGGCCTGGAAGTGGTCGCCGAAGGCGTCGAGACACCCGCTGCCGCACTGATTTTGATGCAACACGGGTGTCACCGGGCGCAAGGCTTCCTGCTGTCGCGGCCCATCCCCGGCGATGCGATGGAAGCGTTGCTGTCCGCGCGCTGGATGCCGATGCCGTTTCTCGCCGATCGCGAGTCGTCGTCGCTGGGTTCGCTCTAG
- a CDS encoding polysaccharide biosynthesis tyrosine autokinase → MDFRTFVKILLAHWKLAAAAVLACTIGAAAITALQTKHYQSTATILISFPSATDLTELYNGTLAAQERLSSYAQIAGGRVVAERAINQLQVPISPDALVSQTQVKYTAKSMLFTITVKDTDAARAAALAGAMADQFALMVPALGANLTPNGPIASAPNGPRPDTGETPTNAPTPGPSPDISGPSQPAAKTLPLARARVVEPPRVPKHPVTPVPMRNMAMGFVAGILLGIAVALTREAGDRTVRDREKLEKLSGLPTLAELSGKRGGTPRFGSDGALDDAVRGLRARLLRAMGPEGHRVLVTAPFGGEGTTTTALNLSLALAEIGEDVLLVEGDTRRHVIAGLLRVESGEGFASALANPDIAGEAVKQSPAARLFTLASRSARRETPPVSAFLPEVIDRVLLELSSRFDRIVVDGPPVLATADTALLAGAVHATVLVVRARRTTADELKDALTALRAAGADVIGTVLTDARPALHIKAATRAYRTKVSGPA, encoded by the coding sequence ATGGATTTCCGCACCTTTGTCAAGATTCTTCTTGCACATTGGAAACTCGCCGCGGCCGCGGTGCTTGCCTGCACCATCGGCGCCGCAGCCATCACCGCGTTGCAGACCAAGCATTACCAGTCGACGGCCACGATCCTCATCTCGTTTCCGAGCGCAACCGATCTGACCGAGTTGTACAACGGCACGCTGGCCGCCCAGGAACGGCTGTCGTCCTATGCCCAGATCGCCGGCGGACGTGTCGTCGCCGAACGTGCGATCAATCAGCTTCAGGTTCCGATCAGCCCCGATGCCCTGGTGAGCCAGACGCAGGTGAAATACACCGCGAAATCAATGCTTTTCACGATCACCGTCAAGGACACCGATGCCGCGCGCGCCGCGGCGCTGGCGGGGGCGATGGCCGACCAGTTCGCCCTCATGGTCCCGGCGCTCGGCGCGAACCTGACGCCGAACGGTCCGATCGCATCGGCACCCAACGGCCCGCGGCCCGATACGGGTGAAACCCCAACAAACGCCCCCACTCCCGGCCCGTCGCCGGACATTTCGGGCCCCTCGCAACCGGCGGCCAAGACATTGCCGTTGGCCCGGGCAAGGGTGGTGGAACCGCCGCGGGTGCCGAAGCATCCGGTCACGCCGGTGCCGATGCGCAACATGGCGATGGGCTTTGTCGCCGGGATTCTGCTGGGCATCGCGGTCGCGCTGACCCGGGAGGCCGGCGATCGTACGGTGCGCGACCGGGAGAAGCTGGAGAAACTCTCGGGTCTGCCGACGCTGGCCGAGCTGTCCGGTAAGCGTGGCGGCACCCCGCGGTTCGGCAGCGACGGCGCACTGGACGACGCGGTGCGGGGCCTGCGCGCCCGGCTGCTGCGGGCGATGGGGCCCGAAGGCCACCGGGTGCTGGTGACGGCGCCGTTCGGCGGTGAGGGAACGACGACGACGGCGCTGAACCTGTCGCTGGCACTCGCCGAAATCGGCGAGGACGTCCTGCTGGTCGAGGGCGACACCCGCCGGCACGTGATCGCCGGTTTGCTGCGGGTCGAGTCGGGGGAGGGGTTCGCCAGCGCGCTGGCCAACCCGGACATCGCCGGCGAAGCCGTCAAGCAGTCGCCCGCGGCGAGGTTGTTCACCCTCGCGTCGCGGTCCGCGCGTCGCGAAACTCCGCCGGTCAGCGCGTTTCTGCCCGAAGTGATCGACCGGGTACTGCTGGAGCTGTCGTCGCGCTTCGACCGGATCGTGGTCGATGGGCCGCCGGTGCTGGCGACGGCCGACACCGCCCTGCTGGCCGGCGCCGTTCACGCCACGGTGCTGGTGGTGCGGGCCCGCCGGACCACCGCCGACGAGCTCAAGGACGCGCTGACCGCGTTGCGCGCGGCCGGCGCGGACGTCATCGGCACCGTGCTGACCGATGCCCGTCCCGCCCTGCACATCAAGGCGGCGACGCGCGCCTACCGGACGAAGGTCAGCGGGCCGGCGTGA
- a CDS encoding O-antigen ligase family protein gives MIPYLPGRHRLAVDGALLAVFLFGCFVFGVLSVRRTTEGVLLIAALFCLVVYWVKPEGMVGVTLFLAFAALPEGLHVGKIIGPVAIYAYHVAAVLAICYLIPIVRPRFADFLLPAMFVFTVLVYTVVGFQLEHEATMVMRESATLLEMVMGFLLALFVVYGGYVKWAIRVMIVTLWFSAFMAIVSSLHAIRLAGRAESLEGATGAGQALRIVLSIQTPATAVLSALVAASIIGRVRPAMLFALGPPALIISLLSFARNTLIAVAVAAAVAFFTSFGWPAIRRTAVVATITAAVLAVMVPGSLFLLQQSHAGSWLSDQFTAFNQRVLGGISASALATDESTLDRLREVARLNDAIAQAPVFGHGLGYAYQLPSGKDPNAFAWTLGPTYSHLFYQWWLAKAGAVGMAAFVWFAGTPIVRALRTATAASKISAAASAALLAISAVWPLPEMPMDALAMGLALGTTMGFANVGRRERAARELDAEPAPAPIAAAT, from the coding sequence GTGATCCCCTACCTGCCGGGTCGCCATCGCCTGGCGGTGGATGGCGCGCTGCTGGCGGTGTTCCTGTTCGGCTGCTTCGTCTTCGGCGTGCTCTCGGTGCGCAGAACCACCGAGGGAGTGCTGCTGATCGCCGCGTTGTTCTGCCTGGTGGTCTATTGGGTCAAGCCCGAGGGGATGGTCGGGGTCACGCTATTCTTGGCGTTCGCGGCGCTGCCCGAAGGGTTGCACGTCGGCAAGATCATCGGCCCGGTGGCGATCTACGCCTACCACGTGGCCGCCGTGCTGGCGATCTGCTACCTGATCCCGATCGTGAGACCGCGGTTCGCCGATTTTCTGCTGCCGGCGATGTTCGTGTTCACGGTGCTGGTCTACACCGTCGTCGGATTTCAGCTCGAACACGAAGCCACCATGGTCATGCGGGAATCGGCAACCCTGCTCGAAATGGTCATGGGATTCCTGCTGGCGTTGTTCGTCGTTTACGGCGGCTACGTCAAGTGGGCGATCCGCGTGATGATCGTGACGCTGTGGTTCTCGGCGTTCATGGCGATCGTGAGTTCGTTGCACGCCATCCGGCTCGCCGGCCGGGCGGAAAGCCTGGAGGGGGCGACGGGTGCGGGCCAGGCTCTGCGCATCGTCCTGTCCATCCAGACGCCGGCCACCGCGGTGCTCAGCGCGCTAGTCGCCGCCTCGATCATCGGCCGGGTCAGGCCCGCAATGCTTTTCGCCTTGGGTCCGCCGGCGCTGATCATTTCGCTACTGTCCTTCGCTCGCAACACGCTGATCGCCGTGGCGGTGGCCGCCGCGGTCGCGTTCTTCACCAGCTTCGGCTGGCCGGCCATCCGCCGGACGGCCGTCGTCGCCACGATCACCGCGGCGGTGCTCGCCGTCATGGTGCCGGGATCGCTGTTCTTGCTGCAGCAATCGCATGCCGGGTCGTGGCTCAGCGACCAGTTCACCGCGTTCAATCAGCGGGTGCTCGGCGGGATTTCGGCGAGTGCGCTCGCCACCGACGAATCGACACTGGACCGGTTGCGCGAAGTCGCCCGGCTCAACGACGCGATCGCGCAGGCACCGGTATTCGGCCACGGACTGGGCTACGCCTACCAGCTGCCGTCCGGGAAGGATCCCAACGCGTTCGCCTGGACGTTGGGCCCCACCTACTCTCATCTCTTCTATCAATGGTGGCTGGCCAAAGCCGGGGCGGTCGGCATGGCGGCGTTCGTGTGGTTCGCGGGGACGCCGATAGTCCGCGCGCTGCGCACCGCAACGGCGGCGTCGAAGATCAGTGCGGCCGCCTCCGCCGCCCTGCTCGCGATATCCGCCGTGTGGCCCCTGCCGGAGATGCCGATGGACGCCCTGGCGATGGGTCTGGCGCTGGGCACGACAATGGGTTTCGCCAACGTGGGCCGCCGCGAGCGTGCGGCACGCGAACTCGACGCCGAGCCCGCGCCGGCGCCAATCGCCGCGGCGACATGA
- a CDS encoding glycosyltransferase family 4 protein: MNAVTHVGPDPYSFGGTQSVIRVIRDNKIGADEIRVLPTWDGRHHAKNSLLTARAGIALARSPRGTVTHFHMSNGGAWLREGPLIRLAKARGFRVVVTIHGSDFHEFAHARSRFVRATLSHADHVILLSEEARTAARWVAPGVRTSVVANPIPIDWEAPPAGSTPPVVLFAGTVGHRKGVDTLVAAWRLLLAEGIEGHCRIVGVVDDYLPPPTERLTVEGPVHPDMVRDLIRSVRVVTLPSFAEGMPMILTEALAGARPFVATPVGGTAQIASDPRMIVPVDDAPALAKTIGRYLRDPELAERDGLRGQAHVAATRSPEVIGAQLRRIYEGCARETG, from the coding sequence ATGAATGCGGTCACCCACGTGGGGCCCGACCCGTACAGCTTCGGTGGAACGCAGTCGGTGATCCGCGTCATCCGCGACAACAAGATCGGCGCCGACGAGATCCGGGTCCTGCCGACGTGGGACGGGCGGCACCACGCCAAGAATTCGTTGCTCACCGCGCGTGCCGGGATCGCGCTGGCCCGCTCGCCCCGCGGGACCGTCACGCACTTCCACATGTCCAATGGTGGCGCCTGGCTGCGCGAAGGGCCGCTGATCCGGCTGGCGAAAGCCCGGGGCTTCCGCGTCGTCGTCACCATCCACGGCTCGGACTTCCACGAGTTCGCCCATGCGCGTTCGCGTTTCGTTCGTGCCACGTTGAGCCACGCCGACCACGTAATCCTCCTGTCCGAGGAGGCCCGTACCGCCGCGCGATGGGTGGCGCCCGGGGTGCGGACTTCGGTGGTGGCCAACCCGATTCCGATCGATTGGGAAGCGCCGCCGGCCGGGTCGACGCCGCCCGTGGTGCTGTTCGCGGGAACCGTCGGCCACCGCAAAGGCGTCGACACGCTGGTGGCGGCGTGGCGGCTACTCCTCGCCGAGGGCATCGAAGGACATTGTCGGATAGTCGGTGTCGTCGACGACTACCTCCCACCGCCGACCGAGCGCCTGACCGTCGAAGGGCCGGTTCACCCGGATATGGTCCGCGACTTGATCCGGTCGGTTCGCGTGGTTACCCTCCCGTCGTTCGCCGAGGGGATGCCGATGATCCTGACCGAGGCACTCGCCGGCGCGCGTCCGTTTGTGGCGACACCCGTCGGCGGCACGGCGCAGATCGCCTCTGACCCGAGAATGATTGTGCCCGTTGATGATGCGCCCGCCCTGGCGAAGACGATCGGACGATATCTGCGTGATCCGGAGCTGGCCGAGCGCGACGGCCTGCGCGGCCAGGCGCACGTCGCGGCCACCCGCAGCCCGGAAGTCATCGGCGCCCAGCTGCGCCGCATCTACGAGGGCTGCGCTCGTGAAACGGGTTGA
- a CDS encoding aldo/keto reductase yields MNLSAVGFGCGGLMQSPSRKERMAVLGSAVDNGITHFDTARMYGLGQAEAELGRFLRTVDRDAVTVATKFGIDVGGMSRRLGRFQAPARALLRKAPALRRAVKRNQASDESARVYDAAAAARSLDESLVALDVDHVDILFVHGPRPQDVVDSAELREFFARAHRQGKIRAWGVSQDEGLEVDFAREFAPEGVSQVRGHLLEPPPRPADLVFGVLNGSHTALSAALRSDAALARRWQEALHLDPLADGVLAKLILGSSAAATGCRAILYSTTDPNRVAHAADAVSSPPDAEISTRFLALVAEFRSGGAR; encoded by the coding sequence CTGAACCTGAGTGCGGTCGGCTTCGGATGCGGCGGCCTGATGCAATCGCCGTCCCGCAAGGAACGGATGGCCGTGCTCGGCAGCGCGGTGGACAACGGGATCACCCACTTCGACACCGCGCGGATGTACGGCCTGGGCCAGGCGGAGGCCGAACTCGGGAGGTTCTTGCGCACCGTCGACCGCGACGCGGTGACGGTGGCCACCAAGTTCGGCATCGACGTCGGCGGCATGTCCCGGCGGCTCGGCCGATTTCAGGCGCCCGCGCGTGCATTGCTGCGCAAAGCTCCGGCGCTGCGGCGCGCCGTCAAACGGAACCAGGCCTCCGACGAGTCCGCGCGAGTCTACGACGCTGCCGCGGCGGCCCGCAGCCTCGATGAGAGCCTCGTGGCGCTGGACGTCGACCACGTCGACATCCTGTTCGTGCACGGCCCCAGGCCGCAAGACGTCGTGGACAGCGCCGAACTTCGCGAGTTCTTCGCACGCGCCCACCGGCAGGGCAAGATTCGCGCGTGGGGCGTCTCTCAAGACGAGGGGCTCGAGGTGGACTTCGCCCGGGAATTCGCCCCCGAGGGGGTCAGCCAGGTTCGCGGCCATCTGCTCGAACCACCGCCGCGTCCCGCCGATCTCGTGTTCGGCGTGCTCAACGGTTCGCACACCGCCCTGTCGGCGGCGTTGCGAAGCGACGCGGCGTTGGCGCGACGCTGGCAAGAAGCGCTGCATCTCGATCCGCTTGCCGACGGTGTGTTGGCGAAGCTGATCCTCGGATCATCCGCCGCCGCAACGGGTTGCCGCGCGATTCTGTACAGCACCACTGACCCGAACCGGGTCGCGCACGCGGCCGACGCCGTCTCGTCGCCCCCGGACGCCGAGATCTCGACGCGGTTTCTGGCTCTCGTCGCGGAATTCCGATCCGGCGGTGCCCGGTGA